taagatgttttttgacactacactagtgttaaaaacgtcttacattatgggacggaaggagtaccGTTTATGTAATACGCTTCACTTACTGGCAAAATTCACACATTGCCAAGACCATAAGTTTGCATTTGGATATACGGCCTCAATTTCTTCACCATGTATCCGTTCCTTCCGTTCTGCTATGTTGCTGGACCACTTGTCTACTCCTTCATCCTAATCAGGCTGTCTTTTGTTATGCATTCGTGCGGCATCAGTTGCAGGCCCGGCGACGCGCCAGCACAAGTCACGAGCTGCCAAGCATCGCAACTGAAATCTTCGACGCAAGGAGTTATGCACCGTGGGTGTGTTTAATCTGAAGAATTAGCCTACCTGGTTGCCTTCCATGGTTCTTGTAGTGATAGAGTGCTGAAAATGGTGTCAAGTTCCTACTCTGTTTTCCATGAGAGTCTGTGTGTGGTGGTCCATGGCCAGAGATCATTCTCCAGTAACTGAAAAAGACATGGTGTAGTTGGCAACTTTAGGCACTGTAGTGATCGCGTTCTGCAATGGTGTCAACTCTAGTTGCTTCGTTTAATTATGATGAACTACCTGTATACCGAGCTCATTCTAGTTCTAGTTCAGTATGGCCGGAGCTCATTCTCTATTACTGTGCCTAAAAAGGCATGTGGAATTTGGCAGCTACtcccactagtgtcaaaaatgttcttatgttatgggacggagggagtattacgcaGAACTAACGAATCCTTGGACTAGAAACAATCAAAGCATCAATCATTTCTACACACACAACATCAATCAAGCATCAATCATTCCTCAGTAATGCAACTTGTGCTAATTCAGGATAGTACCCTTGCGTCGCGCGACTCGAGGGCGAAAGCCTAGCGCCGCCGAGCTCCTCCTCGCCCTGGTCCCTCATCGCCGCCTGCAGTGGCGAAGCCAAGAGTTCAAAGTTGTGATGTCAATTCAAAATAGTGATGTCAAGTAGTTGTCTTTAgattaattctacattattttttgGAGGATTTCTATTGTTTTTGTCTTAATCCTGTGTGGTCAACTGACTACACAGAACACCCCTGGCACCGCCACTGGCCGCCTAAGGCTGGCTCCGGccaaggaaggtggcggcggggccgtGCTGCTCTGCCCTGGTGGAAGGTGTGGAGGGCCCCAAGATTATAGTTGTGAATAATAAAGAGTTGAGTTACCCCATTGTGAGAGTGTGATATCTCAAGTCTGTGAAGGTCATCAGGAGTGTGGGTACTAGAACCACCACGCGATACCGCTACGGCTGGTCATTTTGCATCCTCTGCCATGGCAGCTGAAGAAGATGATTTGTACAGTTAAATTGTCTATTGTGCTTTTTCCTTGATGTACTTTTCTTGTTTGTGGCGATCTTGTATTGTCATCTGTAGGGAAGGGAAAGATCATGTACTTAATTTTACGCTCGTGTTCTGATATAGTGAATATCATGGCTTCCACTTAGATGAAGAAAACTACGGAAAAAGAAATGCAAATCTTCGATGTCCTGCTATCTCTAGGTTCACATGTCgataggaggcatgctattatcCGAATACAAATCTTTATTGTGTACTTGCTCTTAATTTCCTTGATGATGCCAACTGTAAGACATCGAAAGATCATCTACTTATCTTTACGTTCTTGTTCTGATATAATGAAGATCGACCCCACAAAAAAGAAAAGGATATAATGAAGACCATATCTTCCACCTAGATGAAGAAAAAAGACATCGCCTGTCTCAACTATGGAAAAAGAAATACAAACCTTTGATATCCAAGTATTGGCATGTACTACTGTAGTACGTTTGCTGCTCTACGGGCTGTGCCGAACTGCTGGTTGGTTCACTTGGTTGAGAAAGGTCACACATTCAGTACCTGAATGTCAATACAGGGTATTAGTACATGGAGGGTATGGTATGATAAACGACAGCAATGTAGCTTGAAAACCATGCCTGTGCAGCCTTGATATATCTCCGACGCACAGAAATACGCGGCAGTTTTGCAAGAATGAAACCAGTGCTCCCACAGATGAAATCAGTGCTACCACTGTTCTTCGGTAAACGACGGGAAACAGGAGGCAGGTTTTCCTGCCAACCCAAACTGAAGATAAAAGGTACTGTTAGTCAAATTATCAAAAAGAAAGAAAGTTTCTGACCAAAAAAATGCCAAGCTATAAAAATTGCCGAAGTTGTCAAAAATAATCTGCATTGTTACATAACACATGTGCCCAGATTCAGGTCGCCGCAGCTATCAATCTATCATAAATCCAACACTTAATTTATTGCATCGGGTAAGTGGTATCTTCTGGTATTAGTTAGAATGTTGGTAATACTTTGGTGTAGTGGATGCTGGGTTTTCTTTTGTTCCTTGTGGAAAAGTAGGCAACATAGTCTCTATGATGCACTGTCTCAATTTTTGGATTCTCTGGAAACATAACTGGAGTATTCATGTCGATGTTGATTAGTTATTTATTCTCAAGCTAAGTTGGCTAGCATTGAAATATTGCTAGGAGACCTAACTGCCACAGGAGAAGAGTTGTTTGGATGTTTAAACCGGTATAAATCTTAATTTGATACCTGAAATCTGTAGAAACGAAACATATATTTTATTGTAGTTTAGTAACTGAATCTTTTGGCCTTTATAATGAGAGCTCTTGTTCTTGATAAGTAGGTGTGAAGTAGCAGAGGCACTTGATATCTGTACTTTCCCTACTATAGTTGATCAGCGTGTGTGTTCTTTTCAACCTAAATGTTTAAGGTGCTGAGTTACAACTTACATCAGTGATATTTAATTATACAGGGACTTCTGTAGGGATTTCAGAAAAATTATGTACCTGTGGTGAAGAAAAGGCATGTTCAACCGGACAAGGATGGAGCGCTCTGCTCCAAACAATGATGCTGTGGCTGCCTGCAGATTTGCCTACCTAGAAGATCCATGTTTTTCTTTTGGTTATCTTTTTGGAAGGTTCGGCAAACGACAGAGAACAGGAGCCAGGCTTTCTTCTTGATGGTTTCAGGATAGCCTCCATATGCCTACGGGTATAAATATTAGACCACCAAAATCAATAAATTacttgaaaggaaaaaaaataagcaCTCGCCAGGCAATCGTGAAGTTACACGATCTCTAAATTGCTGCAATATCTGAAGAAGATACAGCCTGAAGACCATCCATAGCTTCCATGGATACACCAAATGTGCATCACCATGCAGAGGCcagggtcctcctccttttctaaaaaaaaaaaagaATTGGACAGCTAGTCTAATTTTCTCACGCTTAACAATTTTCAGAGTAACACCGTCAATAGGATCAGAACGAAGCTGCTCCAGCCTAACCAATTGGCTGATACTTGTGGATAAGCAAAGCAAACTACTACCAAAACAAGAACCATACATGGCAAGGCAACCATTGGAATGCTCTTATTTAACGATAATCACACTCACCTAATGCAGAATATCAGGCTGATGAAATGAACCACTACTTTTGAAAAATCAGCTGCCGAAAGAAGCACAAATTCAATCGATTCCCCTTCCAGCACTAATACCACTTGTAGTTCCAGATAACCAGAGTCGGCAAGCACTGAAGTAACAGAACCAGCTACAGTCGCtactagatagatagatagatagatacaagCAATGCAGATGCAATCTAGGAGGAGGTGAACTTGGTGACGGCCTTGGTGCCCTCGGAGACGGCGTGCTTGGCGAGCTCCCCGGGGAGGACGAGGCGGACGGAGGTCTGGATCTCCCGGGAGGTGATGGTGGGCTTCTTGTTGTAGCGGGCgagcttggcggcctcggcggcgagcttctcgaagatgtcgttgatgaaggagttcatgatgGACATGGCCTTGGAGGAGATGCCGATGTCGGGgtgcacctgcttcagcaccttgaAGATGTAGATCTTGTACGTCTCCACGCTCTTCTTCGCCTTGCTGCCCTTCTTCCGGCCCCTCGTCTtcgcctcgccgccggcctccttgGACGCCGTCTTGCCCGCCGGCAGCCGCTTCTCCGCCTTGGGCTTCTTCGCCGCCGGGGCCTTCTCGGCCGCCTTCTCCGCCGCGGGCTCCTCCTCCGCGGGCTTCTTCGCCGCCGGCTTCTTCTCCGCCTTGGGGGCCATCGCTGGTTCGGGAGAGTGGGGGATTTGCGGGTGCGTTGGGTGTGCTGGAAGAAGGTGGGGGATTTGGGGcgagatgggaggagaggaggagcgGGGCTGCTGGGTTTATACAGAGGGGGAGGCGGGCGCTGATTGGTCCAGGGGTGGTTGCCCCGGATCGGTGAGGTGGAGCCGTAAGATGCGTTCGGCGATGTTTGGTGTGGACGGCGGGATGCGTTTCGGAGCGGATCGCTGGGTTTTTTTCAGGGCAAAAATGGTCTGGGCGGGAACGGAAAGGCCGAAACCGCGGGTTGATTACGGAAGGGGAGCGCGCGACCGCACCGCGAGAATGGTTTTGGATTTCGCACCTCGAATTTTGAATCATACACGCCACCAGCATTGTGGAGCACCTAAGCCATGATGGCCTTCATCAGAAAAAAA
Above is a window of Triticum dicoccoides isolate Atlit2015 ecotype Zavitan chromosome 5B, WEW_v2.0, whole genome shotgun sequence DNA encoding:
- the LOC119307506 gene encoding histone H2B.2-like gives rise to the protein MAPKAEKKPAAKKPAEEEPAAEKAAEKAPAAKKPKAEKRLPAGKTASKEAGGEAKTRGRKKGSKAKKSVETYKIYIFKVLKQVHPDIGISSKAMSIMNSFINDIFEKLAAEAAKLARYNKKPTITSREIQTSVRLVLPGELAKHAVSEGTKAVTKFTSS